A segment of the Promicromonospora sukumoe genome:
GCGCGAGCAGGCGACGGCGGTGGTGCTCGCGGCGGTGTTCGGGCTCAGCGGGTCCGAGGTGGCGCAGCGGACCGGTGTGCCGCTCGGGACGGCCAAGACACGCATCCGGCTGGGGCTGCGGCACCTGCGCGACGAGCTGGCGAGCAGCCGGGAGGTGGATCGGTCATGAGCGGGACGGGTACAGGCGGGACGGGTACTGGGGGGACGGGCATCGGGGGGACGGGCACAGGCGGGACCGACCGCTGCGCCGAGCTGCGCGATGCGCTCACCGAGGTGGCGCTGGGCGTCGCCGACGGCCCGACGCGCGGCGCCGTCATGGAGCATCTCGCGACGTGCGACCGCTGCCGCGACGAGCTGTCGTCGCTGGCCGCGGCTGCCGATGAGCTGCTGCTCCTGGTCCCCGAGCGGGAGCCCCCGGCCGACTTCGAGGGGCGTGTCCTGGCGCGGCTGGGCGCGTCCGAGGGCGTGCGCGAGCGCGGGGACAAGGCAGGAACCGGGAACTGGACCGGCCGTCCCGGGGCAGGCACGCGCCCGGCTCGCAGCCGCCGACACAGCGACACCCAGCACAACGACGACCCGGGCCCGGCGACCGTCCGGCGGCATCGCGCCCCGCGCGCCGTCGTCGCCGCGGCCCTCGGGGTAGGCCTGCTCGCGGCGGGCGGCGCGAGCGTCTGGGTCGTCACGGCGCCGGACCGCGAGCTGGCCTCGTCGTACCGCGCGACGCTCGACACGGCGGGCGGCCGCTACCTCGCCGCCGCCGACCTCGTCACGAATGCCCCGACGGACAACTCAGCAGACGGTTCAGCGGGCGGTTCAGTCGACGGCGCGACCAACGGCTCGGCAGGCGACGCGGCGACGTCGGTCGGCACCGCCTTCCTCTACGAGGGCAACCCCTCCTGGGCCTACGTCGTCGTGCGCGACGCCGGAACCGCGACCCGCTACGACGTCACCGTGGTCGCGGCGGGCGACGCCGACGGCACGAACACCGTCGCGCCCTACGGCAGGGGCGTCCGCGCGACGGAGCCCGGACACACGAACTTCGACCGCCGGACCACGGACACCGGGACGCCGCCCGACCGCGAGATCGCGCTCGGCTCGTGCGTCGTGACGACGGGCACGTGCACGGCGGGAGGGGTGCTCGGCGTCCCGGTACGCGACGTCCTCTCGGTCCGCCTCACGACCCCGGACGGCACGACCTGGGCCACGGCCTCGCTCCCCTGACCCAGCCTGCCCAAACGGCGTCGTTGAGTGCTGGGTTTTCGCCCTTTTCGGGCCGCGGAAGGACGAATATCCAGCACTCAACGAGGCCGTTTGGGCGGGTGGGGCTGGGTGTTCGGCGGGTTGGGGGGTCAGGGGTTCGCGTGCGTCTTTCGGACGACGAGCCGTGGCTCGACCAGCACGTATTCCGGCTGCTCGGCGGGGTCACGACGGATAACGACGCCGCCCGTCGGGCCCATGAGCAGGTCCAGGACCCCGGCCGCGACCTGCTCCGGGAGCTGCTCGACGCTGCTGATGCCCAGGGCCTCGGCGGCGGGGGTGTTGTCGAACCCGACGACGGGCAGGTCCGGCCGGCCGAGCGCGGTCGCCGCGAGGTGCGCGCCGATCGCCAGGGAGTCGCTCACGCAGACGACGGCGTCCACGGCGGGGTCGGCCGTGAGCGCTGCGCCGGTCAGCTCGCGCGCCAGGCCGACGCTCTCCTCGGTGTGCCACCGCGGCCCGGCCGAACCGGCGCCGGCCATCGCCTCGCTCCAACCACGGGCACGGTCGTCGCCGGTGCCCGAGCCCTCGGGCCAGCCGAGGAAGGCGATCCGCGGACCGGCCTCGGCGAGCAGGTGCCGCGTCGCGGCACGCGTCCCGGCGGCGCCGTCGACGTCGGCCCAGGAGTGCGCTGGCTCAGAGTGCGCAGGTTCAGCATGCGCCGGTTCGCCGTCAACCGCGTCCCCGCCCGCCACGCCGTCGGCCCGCCAGGGGCGGCCGAACGAGACGAAGGGAACGTTCCGCGCCTGGAGCCAGGTGGTGCGCGTGTCCTCGTGGGAGGTGCCGGTCAGGACGACGGCGTCGATCTCGCCGCCGTCGACGAGGTCGCCGATGCGCTCGATCTCCTCGCCGGGCGTGCGCGCGGCGTAGAGCAGGACGCGCATGCCGCGCTCGCTGGCGCGCTCGGTCAGGGCGTGCACGAATCGGTCGAGCACCACGCCGGAGATGCCGCCCGCGTACGGGTCGAGCCGCACCCCGATGGTCGAGCTGCGCCGGGTGCGCAGGCGGCGGGCGGCGGCGTGCGGGCGGTAGCCGAGCTCGGCGATGGCACGCTGGACGCGCTCGCGGGTGGGGCCGCGCACGATGTCGGGCGAGTTCAGCACGTTGGAGACGGTCTGGCGCGAGACGCCGGCCGCGCGGGCGACGTCCTCCACGGTGGGGGCCTTCGTCATCGCGCCCCCTCCCCTGTACGTCGTCGGACCTGTGCCGTCGTAGTGCCTGCGCTGTCATGAACCGGACACGAACCGGGCTACCCCGCCCGGCAGTGTCGTGAATGTTCGGAACGTCATCTTAGGTGCGCCGTCAGTACCCCGGTCCACCTTGACACAGCACCCGAGCTCTCCATAGCCTCCTGCACAGCATAATTTGATCGTTCAAACTGCACCACACACGTGGCTCATCAAGGGAGAAGAGACATGACACGGCCCATCTCGCGCAGGCTCGCCGGCGCAGGCGCGTTCCTCGTCGCCGGCGCGCTGACGCTCACCGCCTGTGGCGGCTCCGGCTTCGAGGACACCGCCGACGCACCGTCCGCGGGTGCCGAGGAGCTCACCAGCTCGGACGACGCGCTCTCGGTCCTCATCGGCTCGTCCGGCGACGCCGAGACCGACGCGGTCACCGAGGCCGTAGCGGCGTGGTCCGAGGAGTCCGGCGTCGAGGCCGAGGTCCAGGTCGCCAGCGACCTGCCCCAGCAGCTCTCGCAGGGCTTCGCGGCCGGCACGCCCGCGGACCTGTTCTACCTCGCCCCGGAGGCGATCGCCGGCTACGCGGACAACGGTTCGCTCCAGCCGTACGGCGACCTCCTGGCGAACAAGGACGACTTCTACCCGTCGCTCGTGGAGAACTTCACGGTCGACGACACGTTCTACTGCGCGCCCAAGGACTTCTCCACGCTGGGCCTGGTCATCAACACCCAGCTCTGGGAGGACGCGGGCCTGACGGACGCCGACATCCCCACCACGTGGGACGAGCTGGCCGACGTCGCCAAGACGCTGACCACCGACGACCAGGTCGGTCTCTCGTTCGGCGCCGAGTACCAGCGCGTGGGCACCTTCATGGCGCAGGCCGGCGGTGGCCTCGTGGTCGACGGCGAGCCTGTCGCCAACAGCGAGGGCAGCGTCGAGGGCCTGACCTACGTGCAGAGCCACCTCGAGGACGGCACGTTCGCCTACGCGGCGGACCTCGGTGCCGGCTGGGGCGGCGAGGCCCTCGGCAAGGAGCTGGCCGCGATGGTCATCGAGGGCAACTGGGTCACCGGCGCGCTCACGAACGACTTCCCCGACGTCGAGTACACGGTCGCCGAGCTGCCCGCCGGCCCCGCCGGCCCGGGCACCCTCCAGTTCACGAACTGCTGGGGCATGGCCGCCGACAGCCCCAACCAGGAGGCCGCGCTGAGCCTGGTGGAGCACCTGACGAGCACCGAGCAGCAGCTCGCGTTCTCCGAGGCGTTCGGCCCGATGCCGTCCATCGAGTCGGCCGCCGCCGACTGGACCAGCGCCAACCCGGACCTCACCGCGTTCCTGGACGGGGCCGCCTACGCGCAGTTCCCGCCGAACTGGGCCGGCGCCACCGACGTCATCACCGACCTCAACGCGCAGCTCGAGTCGCTCAAGACCGGTGACGCGCAGGCGATCCTCGACACGGCGCAGTCCAACCTCGAAGCGATCGCCGAGTAGTCACGATGTCTCTTCTCGCGACGCCACGCGACGCCGGATACCCTGCCGGGCCTGACCAGGCCCGGCAGGGTCCCGGTCGCGGGATCCGGCGCGGCGAGGCCGTGGCCGGCTGGCTCTTCACGCTGCCCGTCCTCGTGATCCTCGGCGTGTTCCTGCTCGTGCCGGTCCTGATGGCCCTCTGGGTCAGCTTCTCGGACTGGTCCGGACGCGGCAGCCCGCTGTCGTCCGGCGTGGGCTTCGTGGGGTTCGACAACTATGCGGCGGTCACCACCGGCGGCGGGCTCGCCGAGCGCGACTTCGGCATCGCCCTGCGCAACAACGCCTGGTACGTGCTGCTGGTCGTGCCGCTCCAGACGGCGCTGGCGCTGTTCCTGGCGGTGCTCGTCAACCGCGCCGTCCTGCGGGGCCGCGGCATCTTCCGCACCGCGTTCTACTTCCCGTCGGTCACCAGCTCGGTGGCGATCACCGTGCTGTGGCTGTTCCTGTTCTCGACGTCGGGCGTGGTCAACACGGTCCTCGCCCGGCTCGGCATCGCCGGGCCCAACTGGTTCAACGAGCCGAGCGGCGTGCTGCACAACCTGCTGCGCGTGTTCGGCGTGCAGGGCGGCCCCGACGCGCTGACCCAGCACGGCTTTCTCGGCGTGACCTGGTGGGACTGGCTGGCCGGTCCGTCCGTGGCCATGTCGGCGTTCGTGCTCATGGCGATCTTCACGACCAGCGGCACGTTCATGCTGCTGTTCATCGCCGGCCTGCAGAACATCACCCCCGAGGTCGAGGAGGCAGCGATGGTCGACGGCGCCAACGGCTGGCAGCGCTTCTGGCGCATCACGCTCCCGCAGCTGCGGCCCACGCTGTTCACGGTGCTGACCCTCGGCCTGATCGGCTGCTGGCAGGTCTTCGACCAGATCTACACCGGCACGCAGGGCGGCCCCGGCAAGACCACGCTGACTCCCGCGTACCTCAGCTACCAGTCGGCGTTCCTGTCCCAGGAGTGGGGCCAGGGCGCGGCGATCGCGTTCATCCTGTTCGTCATCATCGTGCTGCTGACGATCCTGCAGCGGTTCGTCCTGCGCGAGAGCCCGGACGTGCCGCGCAAGGCGCGGCGGGCGGCCGCTCAGCGGGCCCGACGACGCGCGGCCGCGGCTGCTGCCGCTGCCGCCCCTGACGCCACCCCGGACTCCGGCCGGACCTCCCCGACGGAGGACCCCCGATGAGCCTCGCCACCACCGCCCGCCCGCCGATGGACGCGCCCCGCAGCGCGCCGCGCCGTCGGGTACGCCACCTGTCCCGCAAGGCCCTGACCTGGCAGATCGGCCTCTACGCGCTGCTGGTGCTCCTGGCGCTGGTCTACGTGTACCCGTTCCTGGTCCAGCTCGCGACGTCCGTCAAGACCGAGGCCGACGCCGCCGCCGACCCCGTCTCCCTGGTCCCCGACCCGCTGACCTGGTCCGCCTACGGGCGCCTGTTCCTGCGGTCGGACTTCCCGGTGTGGTTCGCGAACTCCGCCGTCGTGACCGTGCTGGTCACGGCCGGGCGCGTGTTCTTCGACTCGCTCGCCGGCTACGCGCTGGCCCGGCTGCAGTTCCGCGGGCGCGGCGTCGTCTTCGCGGCGCTCGTCGCCGTCATGGCCGTGCCGACCGTCGTGCTGTTGATCCCCAAGTTCCTCGTGATCAACCAGCTCGGCATCTACGACTCGTACGCGGGCATGGTGCTGCCGCTGCTGGTCGACGCCGCGGGCGTGTTCATCATGAAGAACTTCTTCGAGTCGATCCCCGCGTCGGTCGAGGAGCAGGCCCGCATCGACGGCGCCGGCACGTTCCGGATCTTCTGGTCCGTCGTGCTGCCCATGGCCCGGCCCGCCCTGGTGACGATCGTGATCCTGTCGTTCCAGGGCTCCTGGAACGAGCTGAGCCACTTCATCGTCGCCGCGCAGTCCCCCGAGCTGACGACCCTCACCAAGGGTGTCGCCTCCCTGGCGAGCGGCCAGCTCAGCCAGGGCAGCCAGTACCCGATCAAGCTCGCCGCCGCGGCGATCATGACCATCCCCGTGGCGGTCGTGTTCTTCGTGTTCCAGCGACGCATCATGAACACCAGCGAAGGAGCCGTCAAGGAATGACGCCCAGCACGACGCCGTCCACCACCCCGTCGCCGCAGCCGGCCCAGCCGTTGCAGCCGCTGCTCAGCGACGCCGTCATCGCCCTGCGCGCCCCGACCCAGGTGTGGTCCGGGCGGGACGGCGACCTCGGCGCCGCGCCGATCGACGGCGTCTACCACGGCGACGTCCGGCACGTGCGCGGCCTGGTGCTGGAGTGCGCCGAGTCAGCCGTGGAGTACATCACGGTCGCCCCGGACAGCGCCTCGCACGTGGTGTTCGGCGGCCTGCTGCGCGGCGCCGACGACACGACGCCCGACCCCAAGGTGCGCCTCGTGCGTGACCGCCGGGTCGCCGACGGGTCGCTCGCCGAGACCTGGACCGTCGCCTCGCACCTGACCGCGCCGACGCGCGTGACGCTGCGGCTCCGGCTGCGGCCCGACTTCGCGACGCTGCACGAGGTCAAGGCGGGGCTCGCGGGCGGTGCTGATGCGAGCGGCACCGGCACCTCCCCCGCCGTCACCGTCGCGGAGGGTTCGGCGACGGCGCGCTCGGGCGGCGCCTCCTTCACGCTGACCGCCGACGGCGCCACCGTGACCGTAGGCACGGACGGCGAGATCGAGGCCGTCTGGGCCCTGGACGTCCCGGCCCGCGGCGAGGCGCAGGCGGCCTGGTCGCTCGCCCTGCAGGACGACACCATGGTGGTCCGCGGCGCCTCCGGCGACTGGCTGAGCTCCGGCTCGACGGTGGGCACGTCGGGCATCACCCTGCCCGACGGCGCCGACCCGCGCCTCGGCCGCTGGCTCGACACGGCCCTCGACGACCTCGACGCCCTGCGCCTGACCCTGCCCGGCCACCCCGGCGACGAGTTCTTCGCCGCCGGCGCGCCCTGGTTCTTCACGCTGTTCGGCCGGGACGCGATCTGGGCCGCCCGGCTCGCGCTTCCCCTCGACGTCCGCGTCGCGGCCTCCACGCTGCGCGTCCTCGCGCGGCTGCAGGGCGCCGCCGACGACGCCGAGACCGCGCAGGAGCCCGGCAAGATCCTGCACGAGCTGCGCGCGACGCCGCTCGAGATCCCCGGCGAGGGCGTCGTCCTGCCCCCGCTCTACTACGGCAGCGTCGACTCGACGCCGCTGTGGGTCTGCCTCCTCGCCGACGCCTGGCGCGCCGGTATGCCCGACGACGAGGTCGCCGCCCTGCTGCCCACGCTCCGCGGCGCGCTGACCTGGCTGGTCGAGCACGGCGACAGCGACGGCGACGGGTTCCTCGACTACATCGACCGC
Coding sequences within it:
- a CDS encoding zf-HC2 domain-containing protein, which encodes MSGTGTGGTGTGGTGIGGTGTGGTDRCAELRDALTEVALGVADGPTRGAVMEHLATCDRCRDELSSLAAAADELLLLVPEREPPADFEGRVLARLGASEGVRERGDKAGTGNWTGRPGAGTRPARSRRHSDTQHNDDPGPATVRRHRAPRAVVAAALGVGLLAAGGASVWVVTAPDRELASSYRATLDTAGGRYLAAADLVTNAPTDNSADGSAGGSVDGATNGSAGDAATSVGTAFLYEGNPSWAYVVVRDAGTATRYDVTVVAAGDADGTNTVAPYGRGVRATEPGHTNFDRRTTDTGTPPDREIALGSCVVTTGTCTAGGVLGVPVRDVLSVRLTTPDGTTWATASLP
- a CDS encoding glycogen debranching N-terminal domain-containing protein; translated protein: MTPSTTPSTTPSPQPAQPLQPLLSDAVIALRAPTQVWSGRDGDLGAAPIDGVYHGDVRHVRGLVLECAESAVEYITVAPDSASHVVFGGLLRGADDTTPDPKVRLVRDRRVADGSLAETWTVASHLTAPTRVTLRLRLRPDFATLHEVKAGLAGGADASGTGTSPAVTVAEGSATARSGGASFTLTADGATVTVGTDGEIEAVWALDVPARGEAQAAWSLALQDDTMVVRGASGDWLSSGSTVGTSGITLPDGADPRLGRWLDTALDDLDALRLTLPGHPGDEFFAAGAPWFFTLFGRDAIWAARLALPLDVRVAASTLRVLARLQGAADDAETAQEPGKILHELRATPLEIPGEGVVLPPLYYGSVDSTPLWVCLLADAWRAGMPDDEVAALLPTLRGALTWLVEHGDSDGDGFLDYIDRTGRGLANQGWKDSGDSIQWRDGALADGPIALCEVQGYAYEAALAGADLLEAFDPDSSGTAASGTTTSDHLRPAALRAWAADLRTRFAASYWVETPEGRYPAVALDRDKRPVDTLTSNIGHLLGTGILDPAEEEHVAGLLLGPTMSTGFGIRTMSTGAAGYWPLSYHGGSVWTHDTAIAVHGMHRAGLAGQARQAVDGLLAAAEGFEYRVPELHGGDPATRAGVPTPYPAACRPQAWSAAAAITCLAVSSTSAVDAVVG
- a CDS encoding carbohydrate ABC transporter permease — encoded protein: MDAPRSAPRRRVRHLSRKALTWQIGLYALLVLLALVYVYPFLVQLATSVKTEADAAADPVSLVPDPLTWSAYGRLFLRSDFPVWFANSAVVTVLVTAGRVFFDSLAGYALARLQFRGRGVVFAALVAVMAVPTVVLLIPKFLVINQLGIYDSYAGMVLPLLVDAAGVFIMKNFFESIPASVEEQARIDGAGTFRIFWSVVLPMARPALVTIVILSFQGSWNELSHFIVAAQSPELTTLTKGVASLASGQLSQGSQYPIKLAAAAIMTIPVAVVFFVFQRRIMNTSEGAVKE
- a CDS encoding LacI family DNA-binding transcriptional regulator, whose translation is MTKAPTVEDVARAAGVSRQTVSNVLNSPDIVRGPTRERVQRAIAELGYRPHAAARRLRTRRSSTIGVRLDPYAGGISGVVLDRFVHALTERASERGMRVLLYAARTPGEEIERIGDLVDGGEIDAVVLTGTSHEDTRTTWLQARNVPFVSFGRPWRADGVAGGDAVDGEPAHAEPAHSEPAHSWADVDGAAGTRAATRHLLAEAGPRIAFLGWPEGSGTGDDRARGWSEAMAGAGSAGPRWHTEESVGLARELTGAALTADPAVDAVVCVSDSLAIGAHLAATALGRPDLPVVGFDNTPAAEALGISSVEQLPEQVAAGVLDLLMGPTGGVVIRRDPAEQPEYVLVEPRLVVRKTHANP
- a CDS encoding sugar ABC transporter substrate-binding protein, producing the protein MTRPISRRLAGAGAFLVAGALTLTACGGSGFEDTADAPSAGAEELTSSDDALSVLIGSSGDAETDAVTEAVAAWSEESGVEAEVQVASDLPQQLSQGFAAGTPADLFYLAPEAIAGYADNGSLQPYGDLLANKDDFYPSLVENFTVDDTFYCAPKDFSTLGLVINTQLWEDAGLTDADIPTTWDELADVAKTLTTDDQVGLSFGAEYQRVGTFMAQAGGGLVVDGEPVANSEGSVEGLTYVQSHLEDGTFAYAADLGAGWGGEALGKELAAMVIEGNWVTGALTNDFPDVEYTVAELPAGPAGPGTLQFTNCWGMAADSPNQEAALSLVEHLTSTEQQLAFSEAFGPMPSIESAAADWTSANPDLTAFLDGAAYAQFPPNWAGATDVITDLNAQLESLKTGDAQAILDTAQSNLEAIAE
- a CDS encoding carbohydrate ABC transporter permease; protein product: MSLLATPRDAGYPAGPDQARQGPGRGIRRGEAVAGWLFTLPVLVILGVFLLVPVLMALWVSFSDWSGRGSPLSSGVGFVGFDNYAAVTTGGGLAERDFGIALRNNAWYVLLVVPLQTALALFLAVLVNRAVLRGRGIFRTAFYFPSVTSSVAITVLWLFLFSTSGVVNTVLARLGIAGPNWFNEPSGVLHNLLRVFGVQGGPDALTQHGFLGVTWWDWLAGPSVAMSAFVLMAIFTTSGTFMLLFIAGLQNITPEVEEAAMVDGANGWQRFWRITLPQLRPTLFTVLTLGLIGCWQVFDQIYTGTQGGPGKTTLTPAYLSYQSAFLSQEWGQGAAIAFILFVIIVLLTILQRFVLRESPDVPRKARRAAAQRARRRAAAAAAAAAPDATPDSGRTSPTEDPR